The following DNA comes from Deltaproteobacteria bacterium.
GGCGCGGTCGGGATCCATATCTCCTCCTCTTATATGATTAGAAGATTCTAATATAACCCGGAACATCCAAGTCGAACAAGATGGACGATTTTCGTTGGTACCATTTCCGGGGTAGCCTTATCTATATAGGCAGAGAAAGGAGGAACGATGCGGCGGGAACAGGAAATCGCCCTCGTCAAGAAAGCGAAGGAGGGCGACACCGCGGCCTTCGGTGAGATCGTCCACCGGTATCAGAACCTCGTGTACGCCACGGCGTTCCGGATTCTGAAAGATACGGCGCTTGCGGAGGACGTCGCCCAGGAGGCGTTTGTAACCGCGTTCCGGTCCCTGCGGGATCTTCGAACGGAGAGCTCCTTCCCTCCCTGGCTGCGGAAGATCGCGAGGAACCTCGCCCTGGCATCGCACAAGGAACAGCGCCACTTCGGGGCGCTTGAAGAGGCGGGAATCCTTCAATCCCCCCCGGCGGATGCCGACGGTCGGAGGCGGCAAGAAAGAGAAAAGAAGAAAGGAGGTGACATGATGGCCAAGAAGATGAACTGCGGCTGCGGTTGCGTTCCGCCGGGGAAGACGGCGAAACAGAAGGTCAAGACCGGGAAAACGAAAACAACCAAGAAGCGAAAGTAGAGTCAGTTCGGACAACGTCATACCGGAGGGAGCTCGTCCCGATCCACTCGGGCTCCCTCCGCCCCCCGACGATATTCAGCCAAGTTCTAGCGTCACGAATATGCCGGATTATCACGTTTTCCAGGCGAGAAACGGAAAGCCGTGAACGTCGAACTCCCTGGCGTTCCCCTCTCCCCTTGCACCGCCGAAGGTATCGACGGCAGCCCCGATCTCGATGTCCTTGAATCCAGCTTCCCTGAGCATCCTTTCCCAGCCTGCGCACGGCAGGCCCCCGGCGATTCAACCCGTCCAGAGGTCGATGTTGCGGATCGCCTCGTCCGGGACCGGTTTGCCGTGTGCGATGTCGGCGAACTGTATCCTCCCCCCGGGCCGGAGCACCCGACCGATCTCCGAGAATATCCGTTTCTTATCGGCGCAGAGATTGATCACGCCGTTGCTGATCACCACATCCGCCCATCCATCCCCGACGGGAAGATCCTCCATCAACCCTTCCCGAAACTCCACATGGTTCAGACCCATCTCCGCCGCTGCCCCACGGGCCTTGAGGAGCATCTCCCGCGTCATGTCCACACCGACGACATGTCCTTTGGGGCCGACCTGCATGGAAGCCACGAAACAGTCGAATCCTCCCCCCGATCCCAGATCGACCACCCGCTCCCCTTCCGACAGGGAGCGCAGGGAAAAGGGATTCGCCACCCCGGCGAACGACTCAACCGCCGACTCCGGGAACGATGCGATGACGCTTTCGTCGTACCCCAACCGGGCTGCGAGCGGCCGCCCCGTGTGGAAGTGAAAACTGCCGCGAGGATTCATGGCCACCTCGCGGTACTTCTCCTTCACCTGGGCGCGCAATGTCGCGGGATCCACCATCACCTCGAAAGCCATAAGCCCTCCGATCCCCCCGCTCCGGGGGTTGCTTGCTACCCGACGCCATTCCGCCGTCCAAATACAAACAACATCTTGGAAGTAAGATTCGGCGGAAATCGGCAAAGATTCCTATGTCCGGGAAATATCAATCCCTCCCCGCGGCCGGGTGCACTGGAATCCCCACGGGAAAAATGTGCACCTTGATGGCCTCGCCGAAAGTCCTTCGATGAACATATGTTGATTAAGCAAGTATACGGCTTCCGGATCCGTTCGACCCCCAAAGGAGCCGCATGCTGTTGCCGATGACGAGCAGCGACGCCCCCATGTCCGCGGCGACCCCCATCCAGAGGGTGGCCGTTCCCGCTGTCGCCAGAACGAGAAACACGGCCTTGGTCCCAAGAGCGAAGGCGACGTTGAACCGGATGATCCGAAGCGTCCGGCGTCCCAGGCGAACGGCGAAGGGAAGCTTCCCCAGGTCGTCCCCCATGAGCGCCACATCCCCCGCCTCCAGCGCCACGCCGGTCCCCGCCACCCCCATGACCACGCCCACGGTGGCCGAGGCCAGGGCCGGGGCGTCGTTGATCCCGTCGCCCACCATCGCCACCCTGTTTCCCTTGTCCACGGCCTCCCGGACCACCCTCACCTTGTCCTCCGGCAGGAGCCCCGCGTACACCGCGTCGATGGGAAGCTGCGACGCGATGGCCTGTCCCGTCTCCGGGTTGTCTCCGGTCAACATGGTGAAATTCCTCGCCCCCAGGCTGCGCAGCTCGGCCAAGGCGGAATTCGCCTCCTTCCGGACGGAGTCCCGGAGGACGATCATCCCGAGCGGCATCTTCTCGCTCCCGACCAGCACCACCGTGGCTCCCTGGCGTTCCCATTCCTCTACAGCGGCCTGTTGTGGACCGCTGATGCCGTAATCGTCACGGAAGAAGGAGACATTCCCGACGCGGTAGATCTCCCCGTTCACCTTCCCCCGGATTCCCATGCCGGGAACCGCCTGGACGAACGTCGGTGTGGGCAGGAGGTCAA
Coding sequences within:
- a CDS encoding sigma-70 family RNA polymerase sigma factor, producing the protein MRREQEIALVKKAKEGDTAAFGEIVHRYQNLVYATAFRILKDTALAEDVAQEAFVTAFRSLRDLRTESSFPPWLRKIARNLALASHKEQRHFGALEEAGILQSPPADADGRRRQEREKKKGGDMMAKKMNCGCGCVPPGKTAKQKVKTGKTKTTKKRK
- a CDS encoding methyltransferase domain-containing protein — protein: MAFEVMVDPATLRAQVKEKYREVAMNPRGSFHFHTGRPLAARLGYDESVIASFPESAVESFAGVANPFSLRSLSEGERVVDLGSGGGFDCFVASMQVGPKGHVVGVDMTREMLLKARGAAAEMGLNHVEFREGLMEDLPVGDGWADVVISNGVINLCADKKRIFSEIGRVLRPGGRIQFADIAHGKPVPDEAIRNIDLWTG